Proteins encoded in a region of the Zea mays cultivar B73 chromosome 4, Zm-B73-REFERENCE-NAM-5.0, whole genome shotgun sequence genome:
- the LOC103653478 gene encoding chorismate mutase 2, cytosolic-like, with protein MAVRAIDTPLLLCTMVVVLTGLVSPSTAGLSLDTVRDFLTREEDTIVFSLIERAKYPLNRPAYDPLHSAAGRRLNASFVELFIRESEAVQSKAGRYQSLQEIPFFAYRVPSALAPPYNFTSDLYPAAASVNVNDAIWSMYFDELLPRLAKNGDDGNYAVAADADLACLQVLSRRINYGRYVAEVKFRGDQQTYTSLIQAKDRDALVKLLTSEAQEDVVKRRVEKKAAVFGQSVTLDGPVQTDANSQANSSLFKVDPSVVYELYGQRVIPLTKQVEVEYLLHRLD; from the exons ATGGCCGTGCGCGCCATCGATACGCCGCTCCTCCTGTGCACCATGGTGGTGGTGCTGACCGGCCTCGTGTCCCCGTCCACCGCCGGGCTCAGCCTGGACACGGTGAGGGACTTCCTGACGCGGGAGGAGGACACCATTGTGTTCAGCCTCATCGAGAGGGCCAAGTACCCGCTCAACCGGCCGGCCTACGACCCCCTCCActccgccgccggccgccgcctcaacGCCTCTTTCGTCGAGCTCTTCATCCGCGAGTCCGAGGCCGTTCAGTCCAAG GCCGGAAGGTACCAAAGCCTACAGGAGATTCCATTCTTCGCTTACAGAGTTCCTTCCGCTCTGGCGCCTCCATACAACTTCACAAGC GATCTGTATCCCGCTGCCGCGTCAGTCAACGTTAACGACGCCATATGGAGCATGTACTTCGACGAGCTGCTCCCTCGGCTGGCTAAGAATGGCGATGATGGCAACTACGCCGTAGCTGCTGATGCAGATCTTGCGTGTCTTCAG GTGCTTTCAAGGAGGATCAACTACGGCAGGTACGTAGCTGAAGTGAAGTTCAGAGGAGACCAGCAGACCTATACCAGCTTAATCCAGGCGAAG GACAGAGACGCTCTGGTGAAGCTACTGACGTCTGAAGCCCAAGAGGACGTGGTGAAGAGAAGGGTAGAGAAGAAGGCGGCCGTGTTCGGGCAAAGCGTAACGTTGGACGGACCAGTCCAAACGGATGCCAACAGCCAGGCTaactctagcttattcaaagtCGACCCTTCGGTCGTTTACGAGCTGTATGGCCAGCGGGTGATTCCGTTGACGAAACAGGTGGAGGTCGAGTACCTTCTCCATCGCCTCGACTGA